Proteins found in one Vicia villosa cultivar HV-30 ecotype Madison, WI unplaced genomic scaffold, Vvil1.0 ctg.000232F_1_1_3, whole genome shotgun sequence genomic segment:
- the LOC131625631 gene encoding uncharacterized protein LOC131625631: protein MYEISSLDCVNAKVDALTQKIENLTIAPVAAVAAVSPNCEICGMSGHAAPECQLLAGVSPELVNYAQGNPYSNTYNPGWKNHPNFSYKNNNALYAPGQAPSVPPGYQKAAFAAPNVPRKSNLEIMMENFIVTQTQTSEDFINQNVHTNEQIKQLATKVDALATHNKMLETQISQVAQQQAPASAPAGTFPGQPQPIPKGHAHAIILRNGREMDEPTDPRLKNPAMFQCHRKTTEEESRPKEKPSDPKEREDKEGETEEKEARYIPPPPYKPPIPYPQRLEKSKNIGQFKKFVELLKQLNITIPFTEVITQMPSYAKFLKEILSNKKKLEDNETITLTADCSAIIQNKMPPKLKDPGSFSIPCNIGKFVIDKALCDLGTSISLMPLSICEKLNMGDLRPTKMLVQLADRSVKYPVGVLENVPVRIGQFYIPADFIIMDIKEDVNTPIILGRPFLATAGAIIDVKKGKLTFEVGEEKVEFILTQLLQAPAIEDTCYMVDVIDECVREIGLSEESYSEVIKILMPLIFEDDNWRSEYRDDSLSECLALTPNPMPCPKKPALDLKPLPKTLRYEYLDNELKRLVIVNAELGATETEKLLQVLRKYPSALGYNIADLKGISPSICMHRIMLEEDCKTSREHQRRINPILSTIVKDEVTKLLNAGIIYPISDSQWRCMMSIFADYIDNIMEVFMDDFSVCGEDFEGCLSNLEKVLDRCVQVNLVLNWEKCHFMVKQGIVLGHVVSERGIEVDKANIEVIENLQPPKTVREIRSFLGHAGFYRRFIKDFSKISKPLTSLLMKDVEFNFDDECLKAFEVIKTAIISAPIMQPPDWNLPFEIMCDASDYAVGAVLGQRKDKKLHAIYYASRTLDPTQMNYATTEKELLAWSSR, encoded by the exons ATGTACGAGATAAGTAGCCTTGACTGTGTTAACGCCAAAGTCGATGCCCTAACTCAGAAGATTGAAAACCTCACTATAGCACCTGTAGCCGCCGTGGCTGCTGTTTCCCCAAATTGCGAAATATGCGGGATGTCTGGACATGCTGCCCCCGAGTGCCAACTTTTGGCAGGAGTTTCTCCCGAActagtaaactatgctcaaggaaacccctaCTCAAACACGTATAACCCAGGATGGAAGAATCACCCTAATTTCTCATACAAGAACAATAATGCTTTGTACGCACCTGGTCAAGCACCCAGTGTACCACCTGGATATCAAAAGGCAGCATTCGCTGCTCCTAACGTCCCTAGGAAGTCTAACTTAGAAATAATGATGGAAAATTTCATAGTCACTCAAACTCAGACTAGTGAAGATTTCATAAACCAGAACGTGCACACTAATGAGCAAATCAAACAGTTAGCAACTAAAGTAGACGCGTTGGCCACTCACAACAAGATGCTCGAGACACAAATCTCTCAAGTGGCACAGCAACAAGCACCTGCTTCCGCACCTGCTGGGACATTTCCAGGACAGCCACAACCAATCCCAAAAGGACATGCTCATGCTATTATTCTGCGAAATGGTAGAGAGATGGATGAACCGACTGACCCTAGGCTTAAAAACCCTGCTATGTTCCAATGCCATAGGAAGACAACTGAGGAGGAAAGTAGACCCAAGGAAAAACCGAGTGATCCAAAAGAGAGAGAGGACAAAGAAGGCGAGACGGAGGAGAAAGAAGCGCGATACATACCTCCACCACCTTATAAACCACCTATCCCGTACCCTCAAAGACTCGAGAAATCTAAAAACATAGGGCAATTTAAGAAATTTGTCGAACTTCTTAAACAGTTAAACATCACAATTCCGTTTACAGAAGTCATTACACAAATGCCCTCATATGCTAAgttcctaaaagaaatcctatctaataagaagaaattagaagaCAACGAGACCATAACACTCACTGCTGATTGTAGtgcaataattcaaaataaaatgccaCCTAAGCTGAAAGACCCAGGAAGTTTCTCCATACCCTGCAATATAGGAAAATTTGTCATAGACAAAGCTTTATGCGACTTAGGAACTAGTATTAgcctaatgcctttgtccatttgcgAGAAACTAAACATGGGAGATCTAAGACCAACCAAGATGTTAGTACAACTTGCAGACCGATCTGTCAAGTATCCTGTAGGTGTTCTCGAAAATGTACCCGTCCGCATTGGACAATTCTACATCCCTGCGGATTTCATAATTATGGACATAAAGGAAGACGTCAATACTCCTATAATCTTAGGAAGACCTTTCCTAGCTACCGCTGGAGCCATTATAGACGTAAAGAAAGGCAAGTTGACATTCGAAGTAGGTGAGGAGAAGGTCGAGTTTATTCTAACACAATTACTTCAAGCCCCAGCTATAGAAGATACATGTTATATGGTGGACGTTATTGATGAATGTGTAAGAGAGATAGGACTATCAGAAGAATCTTACTCTGAAGTTATAAAGATTCTGATGCCCCTAATTTTCGAAGATGACAATTGGCGTTCGGAATATCGAGACGATAGTTTAagcgaatgcttagctttaacaccCAACCCTATGCCTTGCCCAAAGAAACCAGCCTTGGACCTTAAACCATTACCCAAGACTCTTAGGTATGAATATCTAGACAATGAGCTCAAAAGACTAGTAATAGTCAACGCAGAGCTAGGAGCCACAGAGACCGAGAAGCTATTACAAGTATTAAGGAAGTATCCATCTGCGTTAGGATATAACATTGctgatctgaaaggaataagcCCTTCCATATGTATGCATCGCATCATGTTGGAAGAAGATTGCAAAACCTCTAGGGAGCACCAAAGAAGGATTAACCCTATCCTGAGCACAATAGTTAAAGATGAAGTTACCAAACTTCTGAATGCTGGAATTATATATCCAATCTCTGATAGTCAGTGG agatgcatgatgTCGATTTTCGCTGATTACATAGACAACATcatggaagtctttatggacgacttctctgtgtgTGGGGAAGATTTCGAAGGATGTCTCTCAAATCTAGAAAAAGTATTGGACAGATGTGTACAAGTCAACCTCGTCCTAAACTGGGAAAAGTGTCACTTTATGGTTAAACAAGGGATTGTACTTGGACACGTAGTCTCCGAAAGAGGAATAGAAGTCGATAAAGCAAATATCGAAGTAATAGAAAATCTCCAACCCCCAAAAACGGTTAGAGAGATACGAAGCTTCTTAGGTCATGCAGGTTTCTACAGAAGATTCATAAAGGACTTTTCTAAGATCTCTAAACCTCTGACTAGCCTCTTAATGAAAGACGTTGAGTTTAACTTCGACGATGAATGTCTAAAAGCTTTTGAAGTAATAAAGACAGCCATAATATCTGCACCGATAATGCAACCACCCGACTGGAATTTACCATTTGAAATTATGTGTGATGCAAGCGACTATGCTGTAGGAGctgtcttaggccaaaggaaagaTAAGAAACTCCACGCAATATATTATGCAAGTAGGACCTTAGACCCTACGCAAATGAATTACGCCACGACCGAAAAGGAACTCCTGGCGTGGTCTTCGCGCTAG